The following nucleotide sequence is from Populus trichocarpa isolate Nisqually-1 chromosome 11, P.trichocarpa_v4.1, whole genome shotgun sequence.
CTTTAAGAGGCAGGACACTCTTggtgaaaatataatataatataatataatatgttgTGAATAAAGAGCATCCAAATAAAAGGCCtccattaaccaaaaaaaaaaaaaaaaagtaaagaggaTAGTTGTGTTACCGTCTCCTATAGGTTGCTCATCCCACATGACAATTGGCAATATAGGAAGTGTGCTTCCGACATACATCATTTCAGCAGCCCCTTTGGCTTCCTCCACAGTAAGATTTCCAGTTTTAACACTTTTTAATCGCCCTTGCTCGATCAATTTAGGCGCTAGCTGAAGAAGCCTCAATGCAGTGCGTCCGCTCAGGATTTTGTCGAAAATAGGCAAGATAAGCTCCTTATCTTGACTTATGAAAGCCACATTCACATTTGGACCCTCTGCAATATAGCCTTCCTCATCAATCCAGATGGAGGCAAATGCTCCCTGATCTTCAGCTTCCATTACTGATAGCACATTCGGGAGGTAGTTCACATTCTTCATTGTTGCAAACATAGGTGACTTCATAGGGATTGTGGATGTTATCACTTTAACCCCTTCTTTGCGCTGAGAGAAGTCCTCATCAATGACTACAGCATAGAATGCAGAAGTTGGACAACCTGCAGGCGAGAGTAAGAAGTTTCCAGGACCTGCACTTAGCCAGTATCTTAGAGTTCCTTTCTTGCATTTAGATGCCGCAGCCAATTGAATAAGAATGCTTCGAAGAGTTGAACAAGGGAAGGGAGAGGCTATCCTTGCTTTTGATGCTGATCTTAAAAAGCGGTCTAAATGAACATCCAGCTCATACAGATGCCTGCATTAAACAAATTGTTTAATGATCCTATCCCCAAATGCATTCTCGAAAGGAGCAAACTAGGAAGCATAAGTTAGAATCCTAGAATTGCAAGTTATTGCAGAGAGCAGTCTATGACATGCATATGGATGTTAAAGAATACAAAGGCATTATGCATACCCATCAAGAATGATAGCCGTATCAAACACACCATGCCCTCTATGAACCATGTGATCATCTATGGGTATTACCATCATTGCTGGATCGAGAATAATTCCGCCATATACACTGGAATACATTGCTGGGTATGGTTGCTTTTTCACTGAACCCCACTTCTCATGCAGGCTTTCAAGCAACTGATCgatacaataattaaaatgaaaagggaaTTTGAGTGAATGGTAATAAATAGAAGGAGGAGAATGAATAATACAGATAtgccacttaaaaaaaataaggatcactCTGCAATTGCTTTCGAGTGAAGGCTGTCATGTATTATTTTTGCAGTTGCAATCTTTCTTGTACCagcataataaaacaaaatctctgCTAGTAAGAGCACGACTGACCATAATCCTATGGAAAATCTATTTTATTGGGATAAAGTTACCCTTTTCAATATGTTGACATCCTGATATGCATATGGCCAAACTTTTGATTGTCAGTTGATGAACTCAACAACAATAATGGTCACTCCACCTTGGGATTATTTATCTTTCTCCTATTTGGACTTCAGAATTTACACCAAGGATTCTTGCCACTCTTTTATCATGGGAGTCCCGAAAATTTATCCTGGGACGACTTGCTAGTTGCTAATAGTAGATAGGATATATATCAGTATCTCATACAAAGGCATAATAAAGTCCATTTTCTCATTGTAATTTGCCAGGATATCCCTCAGAATTGTTTAAAATCTTGGT
It contains:
- the LOC7460800 gene encoding D-amino-acid transaminase, chloroplastic, coding for MASLEVESGSGIKVHVFSSSSELLESLHEKWGSVKKQPYPAMYSSVYGGIILDPAMMVIPIDDHMVHRGHGVFDTAIILDGHLYELDVHLDRFLRSASKARIASPFPCSTLRSILIQLAAASKCKKGTLRYWLSAGPGNFLLSPAGCPTSAFYAVVIDEDFSQRKEGVKVITSTIPMKSPMFATMKNVNYLPNVLSVMEAEDQGAFASIWIDEEGYIAEGPNVNVAFISQDKELILPIFDKILSGRTALRLLQLAPKLIEQGRLKSVKTGNLTVEEAKGAAEMMYVGSTLPILPIVMWDEQPIGDGKVGELTMALSDLLWDDMVAGPATLRIPVPYEE